A region from the Gavia stellata isolate bGavSte3 chromosome 12, bGavSte3.hap2, whole genome shotgun sequence genome encodes:
- the LOC132317909 gene encoding LOW QUALITY PROTEIN: PHD finger protein 7-like (The sequence of the model RefSeq protein was modified relative to this genomic sequence to represent the inferred CDS: inserted 1 base in 1 codon), with amino-acid sequence MERAPASTEQACMLCRWAEADPDICGRKLEKEGLCAHVFCLFFANELYQQRLKELGLMGFLPEDIRRTIQRAARKDCFVCGENGAAITCHETDCDRSFHLPCAVEGGCVTQFLPQYRSFCWEHRPEQAVEAAPEENTTCLICLDPVGDRKSFGTMVCPACKHAWFHRGCIQVGALPLAPGHGRRSAAPGPXLVLLMFLLQGQAARAGISCFQCPLCRDKEEFLLEMLTMGIRIPFRLPSWENSHGYAALYERHGRCDASECLCPGGREQAEEEGPWQLLLCCSCAAEGTHRRCAYSGNSTASWECNSCAGLGTDSSTASELAGPSTASQSGSGPSHDSPAPETSSPSTSSQAASGQSLASVVPEISSPSTASQAPSGSSCGSPPLQDSLRSSPPGPERVRECSRLQRRAQTPYSRPSRHGGRSRAPAPSAESSTPSQAVLGLSHSSLVPETSSPSTSSHEASGSSCGSPALDTSSSSAGSHAALRPSHGSLAPETSSPGSAAPGPSHGSPVLEGSSRSSPPGPKRVRDRSRLRRRAQTPYSWPRRRPESSRAPAPSAESRSPRQAALGPSHGSPAPDIGSPSTANLDSPMLDFAFLFSYSGGA; translated from the exons cgtGCATGCTGTGTCGCTGGGCAGAGGCTGACCCGGACATCTGTGGGCgcaaactggagaaggaagggctcTGTGCCCACGTGTTTTGCCTG tttttcgcCAACGAGCTTTACCAGCAACGGCTCAAGGAATTAGGACTCATGGGATTTCTCCCTGAGGATATTCGACGCACCATCCAGCGGGCAGCGCGGAAG gACTGCTTCGTCTGTGGCGAGAATGGGGCCGCCATCACCTGCCACGAGACAGACTGCGACCgcagcttccatctcccctgtgccGTGGAGGGTGGATGCGTCACCCAATTCCTTCCTCAGTACAg gtccttctgctgggagcaccgcccagagcaggcagtggaggcGGCTCCggaggagaacaccacctgcctcatctgcctggaccctgtgggggacagaAAGTCCTTCGGCACCATGGTGTGCCCAGCGTGCAAACACGCCTGGTTCCACAGGGGCTGCATCCAGGTAGGAGCCCTTCCCTTGGCCCCGGGCCACGGCAGGcgctcagcagcaccagggc cACTCGTGCTCCTTATGTttctcctgcagggacaggctgcgcgcgctggcatttcttgcttccagtgCCCGCTCTGTAGAGATAAGGAAGAGTTTCTCCTGGAAATGCTCACCATGGGGATCCGAATCCCCTTCAG gCTGCCATCATGGGAGAACAGCCATGGATATGCAGCACTATATGAGAGGCACGGCCGCTGCGATGCCAGCGAGTGCCTTtgtccaggaggcagggagcaggcagaggaagaggg GCCCTGgcaactgctcctgtgctgctcctgtgctgccgaGGGCACCCACAGACGCTGTGCCTACTCGGGGAACAGCACGGCCAGCTGGGAGtgcaacagctgtgctggcctgggcaccg ACTCCAGTACCGCCTCGGAGCTCGCcggccccagcactgccagccagtCAGGATCGGGGCCTTCCCACGACTCTCCGGCACccgagaccagcagccccagcaccagcagccaggcgGCATCGGGGCAATCTCTCGCATCTGTGGTGCCCGAgatcagcagccccagcaccgccagccaggCGCCATCGGGGTCCTCCTGCGGCTCCCCGCCACTTCAGGACAGCCTCCGCTCCAGCCCCCCTGGGCCCGAGCGGGTGCGAGAATGCTCCCGCTTGCAACGTCGGGCCCAAACACCATACAGCCGGCCCAGCAGACACGGTGGCAGGAGCCGTGCGCCAGCACCgagtgctgagagcagcactcccagccaggcggtgctggggctgtcccacAGCTCGCTGGTaccagagaccagcagccccagcaccagcagccacgAAGCGTCGGGGTCCTCCTGCGgctccccagcactggacaccagcagctccagcgccGGTAGCCACGCAGCACTCAGGCCGTCCCATGGCTCCCTGGCaccagagaccagcagccccggcagcgcggcacCAGGGCCATCCCACGGCTCCCCAGTGCTTGAGGgcagcagccgctccagccCACCTGGGCCCAAGCGGGTGCGAGACCGCTCCCGCTTGCGACGTCGGGCCCAAACTCCCTACAGCTGGCCCAGAAGACGCCCTGAGAGCAGCCGCGCCCCAGCACCAagcgctgagagcaggagccccCGCCAGGCTGCGCTGGGGCCGTCCCACGGCTCCCCGGCACCCGACAtcggcagccccagcaccgcca ACCTGGATTCTCCAATGCTGGATTTCgcattcctcttttcctactCCGGTGGCGCCTGA